CGTTTCGCTGAATATAGGCCTCGGCACTTTTTTGCCCGTAAGGACTGAAGATATAAGACAGCACGAAATACACAAGGAAACTTATACCGTAACAAAAGAAACTGCCAATATAGTTAACGGTGCGATAAAATCAGGAAACAAAGTAATAATTACTGGGACTTCGGCGGTAAGGTCGCTGGAATCGGCTGCGGTAGAAAATAAAGACGGCACTTGCTTGATAACTACACGTAAAAACGAAGAAACATCTTTGTATATATATCCGGGTTATAAATTTAAAGCGACTAAAAATCTGATAACTAACTTTCATCAGCCTAAGTCGTCGCTTTATATTATGATATGCGCGCTTATAGGCATTGACAAAACAAAAGCCGTTTACGAAGAAGCTTTAAAAAACGACTATTCACTGTTCAGTTACGGAGACGCCATGTATCTTTATAATATATAAATATATAATAATATAAAAATAAAACAATTATCTAAAACAATGACTTTTAAAATAACCGCAAAAGATACGTTAACCAAGGCAAGAACCGGATTGCTGGAAACTAAAAACGGAACTATAGAAACGCCGGTTTTTATGCCTGTAGGAACTATAGGAACGGTTAAGTCTCTTTCTCCTTTCGAATTATACGACGAAGGCTTTAAAATTATGCTTTCCAATACGTATCATCTATTTTTAAGACCAGGGACGGACATAATCGAAAAATTCGGTTCTTTAAGAAATTTTACTAAGTATAAAGGTTCTATATTGACGGATTCAGGGGGATTCCAAATTTTCAGCCTTGCAAAATTTGCTAAAATAAAAGATGACGGCGTTGAATTCATGTCGCATATAGACGGCGAAACGCACTTTTTTACGCCCGAACGCGTAATAGAAATACAAAGTATTCTTGATTCCGATATAATGATGCAGCTTGACGTTTTTTCGGGACCAGGCGTAAAAAAAGAACAGGCTGAAAAGGATTTAGAAATTACGCTGGAATGGGCAGGAAAATCTATAGAAACTAAAAAAAATTACCGGAAGGATAATCTGCTTTTTCTTATAACGCAGGGTAATTTTTTTGAAGATTTAAGGGAAAAATCAGCGCGCGCAATGTCGGACTTAAACGCCGACGGTTATGCGGTAGGAGGTTTGGCTGTAGGAGAATCTAAAGAAACTATGCTTAGAATGCTTGAAATTTCGTCATCTAATCTTCCGGAAAACAAACCCCGATACCTTATGGGTGTCGGCACTCCTTCCGATATCGTTAAAGCCGTATCGCTGGGTATCGATATGTTCGACTGCGTACTGCCGACCAGAAACGCCAGAAACGGGTTTGTTTTTACTTCCGAAGGAACGGTAAATATTAAAAATTCTGCATATAAATCCAATATCTTACCTATAGATAAAGAATGCGGCTGTTTTTGCTGTAAAAACTTCAGCGCTGCTTACGTAAGACACGCTTTCATGAGCAAAGAAATCTTTGCGCAGAGGCTTTTAACCATTCATAATCTGCATTATTATCAAGATTTAATCGTCAAAATAAGAAATGCCGTTAAAAACGGCGATTTTTCCGATTTATTTAAAAAATATTCATCTTTGTTTTGACTTTCTTTTAATATAAATATAATATATAAAATTGCGAAATAAAATTAAAAATTAAAGTTAAAGGAGTTAGAATGAAAATTTTATCCGTTTTATCCGATTTATTAAATGTTTTAAAAGTTAAATCTGCTTATGCGGCAGGAAGCGCGCCGGCAGCTAAGAGCGGCGGATGGGAATCGACGCTTGTAAGTTTTGCACCGCTTATTGCCATAGTCGCTATTTTTTACTTATTAGTCATACTTCCACAGCAAAAACGTACTAAAGAGCATAGAAAGATGATAGAATCCCTTAAGGTAGGTGACGAAGTATTAACTACAGGAGGTATATACGGCGTTATTACCGGAATAGCCGACCAGCTTTTTACTATAGAAATAGCTAAAGACGTTAAAATAAAAATTACAAAGAGCGCGATTGCTACCAAAACCGCGAATAAGCAGTAATATATAAATATAAAAATGTATAATTCGTAAACATACCGAATTAGTTTACCTATTA
This DNA window, taken from Candidatus Acidulodesulfobacterium acidiphilum, encodes the following:
- the yajC gene encoding preprotein translocase subunit YajC gives rise to the protein MKILSVLSDLLNVLKVKSAYAAGSAPAAKSGGWESTLVSFAPLIAIVAIFYLLVILPQQKRTKEHRKMIESLKVGDEVLTTGGIYGVITGIADQLFTIEIAKDVKIKITKSAIATKTANKQ
- a CDS encoding tRNA guanosine(34) transglycosylase Tgt, encoding MTFKITAKDTLTKARTGLLETKNGTIETPVFMPVGTIGTVKSLSPFELYDEGFKIMLSNTYHLFLRPGTDIIEKFGSLRNFTKYKGSILTDSGGFQIFSLAKFAKIKDDGVEFMSHIDGETHFFTPERVIEIQSILDSDIMMQLDVFSGPGVKKEQAEKDLEITLEWAGKSIETKKNYRKDNLLFLITQGNFFEDLREKSARAMSDLNADGYAVGGLAVGESKETMLRMLEISSSNLPENKPRYLMGVGTPSDIVKAVSLGIDMFDCVLPTRNARNGFVFTSEGTVNIKNSAYKSNILPIDKECGCFCCKNFSAAYVRHAFMSKEIFAQRLLTIHNLHYYQDLIVKIRNAVKNGDFSDLFKKYSSLF